One genomic window of Candidatus Pseudobacter hemicellulosilyticus includes the following:
- a CDS encoding class I SAM-dependent methyltransferase, whose product MELQQLTNGSRNWQQRPEWFFNRDNTDTYEQWYEGRYKRAEVWQKKVIGDLVKKDTRVKTLLEFGCGTTRFTRWWHNIGIDATGGDLSPFMLGQGIHLFSGDLVLADSHHMPFKDQTFDALAFITTFEYYRDPVQVIREAYRVGRHGIVFGMMNRNSPKFVRRRVQQFFGKNPFYVTAHFYTPASLIAVIGKALEGVNYSIEWTCTGLPKWFPMQQWSMPYGDFFGLYVKFN is encoded by the coding sequence ATGGAATTACAACAGTTAACCAACGGTAGCAGGAACTGGCAGCAGCGGCCGGAATGGTTTTTCAATCGGGACAATACCGACACGTACGAGCAGTGGTACGAAGGCCGCTACAAGCGGGCCGAAGTATGGCAGAAAAAAGTGATCGGCGACCTTGTCAAAAAAGATACCCGCGTTAAAACGCTCCTGGAATTTGGCTGCGGCACCACCCGCTTCACCCGCTGGTGGCACAATATCGGCATAGATGCTACGGGCGGCGATCTCTCGCCCTTTATGCTGGGACAGGGGATCCATCTTTTTTCCGGCGACCTGGTCCTGGCAGATTCTCACCATATGCCTTTCAAAGACCAGACCTTTGACGCGCTGGCCTTTATCACCACCTTTGAATACTATCGTGATCCGGTACAGGTGATCCGCGAAGCCTATCGCGTAGGCCGTCATGGGATAGTATTTGGCATGATGAACCGCAACTCGCCCAAGTTTGTACGCCGGCGGGTGCAGCAGTTCTTTGGTAAGAACCCCTTTTATGTGACCGCTCATTTTTATACCCCCGCCTCGCTGATAGCCGTAATAGGCAAAGCACTGGAAGGGGTGAACTACAGTATTGAATGGACCTGCACGGGCCTGCCCAAATGGTTCCCGATGCAGCAATGGTCTATGCCTTACGGGGATTTCTTTGGTCTTTATGTAAAGTTCAACTAA
- a CDS encoding AIR synthase-related protein: MSNFSGGGKLQEPTFKELVFPYCGAQRPELLAGPQYGVDVSLVQLPGGMAMAMTSDPLSLIPTLGLQESAWLSVHLMANDMATTSVAPMYAQLVLNLPPALPAAAFKTYWLYIHQFCQEIGVAITGGHTGQAPGQQSTMAGGGTMVAIGQEEQFLLSSFAQPGHQIIVTKEAALIATAILALSFPETVRQRCGVDIYQHACNLFYETSSLQAGLFAPGVERAVSAMHDVTEGGVLGAIYEMAMASGCGARIDRDLLAVGAVQGSVCAAFAIDPCYCVGAGSMVITAAPENVPGVLQRLRDKGIAARVVGEMTPPGEGIRVCRATAKEEPVQPGTDPYWAAFYNAFEKGLK; this comes from the coding sequence ATGTCAAATTTTTCCGGAGGCGGCAAACTGCAGGAGCCTACTTTCAAGGAGCTGGTATTTCCTTATTGCGGCGCACAGCGACCTGAATTGCTGGCGGGTCCGCAATATGGCGTGGATGTATCCCTGGTCCAGTTGCCTGGAGGAATGGCGATGGCTATGACCAGTGATCCACTATCGCTGATCCCTACCCTGGGCCTGCAGGAATCGGCCTGGCTATCGGTACACCTGATGGCCAATGATATGGCCACCACCAGTGTAGCGCCTATGTATGCGCAGCTGGTGCTCAACCTGCCGCCTGCCCTGCCAGCTGCGGCTTTTAAAACCTATTGGCTATATATCCACCAATTCTGCCAGGAGATCGGTGTGGCCATCACCGGCGGCCATACCGGTCAGGCGCCAGGACAGCAATCCACCATGGCGGGTGGAGGCACTATGGTGGCCATTGGCCAGGAGGAGCAGTTCCTGCTCAGTAGTTTTGCACAGCCCGGTCACCAGATCATTGTCACTAAGGAAGCTGCGTTGATTGCTACGGCTATCCTTGCGCTCAGCTTTCCGGAGACTGTACGGCAGCGCTGTGGCGTGGATATCTACCAGCATGCCTGCAACCTGTTCTATGAGACCAGCTCGCTCCAGGCTGGCTTATTTGCTCCCGGAGTAGAAAGGGCTGTCAGCGCCATGCATGATGTAACAGAAGGAGGTGTGCTGGGCGCTATCTATGAGATGGCCATGGCTTCCGGCTGTGGCGCCAGGATTGACCGGGATCTGCTGGCCGTAGGAGCTGTGCAGGGATCAGTGTGTGCTGCCTTTGCTATTGACCCCTGCTACTGTGTGGGCGCCGGGTCCATGGTCATCACGGCTGCTCCGGAAAATGTACCGGGTGTTTTGCAGCGCCTCCGGGACAAGGGCATAGCTGCCCGGGTAGTGGGAGAAATGACCCCTCCGGGAGAAGGGATACGTGTATGCCGGGCCACGGCAAAAGAAGAACCGGTACAGCCAGGGACAGATCCCTACTGGGCTGCATTTTACAACGCATTTGAAAAAGGATTGAAATAA
- a CDS encoding thiamine phosphate synthase, with amino-acid sequence MNRERTISGGVYLVLDPAREQRALLTITRQVLAGGIAVIQLWNHWLPGQDKKAFISEVCTMAHEQGVPVLINEEWELVLDTDLDGVHFDEFPQSLSAIRQQAGRTLQMGLTCGNDLDRIRRGIDEGFDYLSFCALFPSRSANSCELVRPETIKAARQMSRLPIFVSGGITPENLQSLAGTGLDGVAVISGILDAPDPAGMVQQYKQSISNVNNKQV; translated from the coding sequence ATGAACAGGGAACGAACCATCAGCGGCGGCGTATACCTGGTGCTGGATCCGGCCCGGGAGCAGCGGGCACTGCTGACTATTACCCGGCAGGTACTGGCGGGCGGCATAGCCGTTATCCAGCTCTGGAACCATTGGTTACCGGGGCAGGATAAAAAAGCATTTATCAGCGAAGTCTGCACAATGGCCCATGAACAGGGGGTACCTGTACTGATCAATGAGGAATGGGAGCTGGTGCTGGATACGGACCTGGACGGTGTTCATTTTGATGAGTTCCCGCAAAGCCTGTCCGCCATCCGGCAGCAGGCCGGCAGGACTTTGCAGATGGGCCTTACCTGCGGCAATGACCTTGACCGGATCCGCAGGGGTATAGACGAAGGGTTCGATTATCTTTCTTTTTGTGCGCTATTCCCTTCCCGCTCTGCCAATAGCTGTGAACTGGTTCGGCCGGAAACCATAAAAGCAGCCAGGCAAATGAGCCGGCTACCCATTTTTGTATCCGGTGGGATAACCCCGGAAAACCTGCAAAGTTTGGCGGGCACGGGGCTGGATGGCGTGGCTGTGATCTCCGGCATCCTGGATGCACCGGACCCGGCGGGTATGGTACAGCAATACAAACAATCTATCAGTAACGTCAACAACAAACAAGTATGA
- a CDS encoding Trm112 family protein, protein MKLSFLNKLACPMDKQELELKVFVTDTEQHILEGMLTCSHCKRYYPIIHGVPIMSPDEYREFALEAPVLKKWQAQLKGRVTENFQLLPDTDPAAL, encoded by the coding sequence ATGAAACTTTCATTTCTGAATAAGCTGGCCTGTCCAATGGATAAGCAGGAGCTGGAGTTAAAAGTATTTGTAACCGATACCGAACAGCATATCCTGGAAGGAATGCTGACCTGCAGTCATTGCAAGCGGTATTATCCCATTATCCATGGAGTACCCATTATGTCGCCGGATGAATACCGTGAGTTTGCACTGGAAGCGCCGGTCCTCAAAAAATGGCAGGCCCAGCTCAAAGGCCGGGTGACGGAAAATTTTCAGCTGTTGCCCGATACTGATCCAGCTGCTTTATAA